The following is a genomic window from Citrifermentans bemidjiense Bem.
CACGCTTTTTTTGTCACCCGCGCCGAGTTCGAGAGCGCCTTCCGTAGTTCTCTTGCCTGCCGCAGGTCCGACTGCGCCGGCTGTCTTTCGGCGGCCCCCTGTCCCTTTCCCGCCACCTTCGGGCAGCAGATAGCCAAGGACCCGGAAGCGGTCCGGCGGCACCAGAAGCCGCCGCTTCCCTTCATCTTCCAGTTCCCTGTGCTACCTCCATCCCCTAACCGCGGCACGAACCATCAGCTGGCGCTACACCTGGTCGGTAGCGCGGTTCAGCATGTCTCCTCTTACCTTTGTGCGGTGCGGGTTCTCGTGGAATCCAGGAAAGGGCGTGTCTTGCGGGTGGAAGCGGAGGCTCCGGGAGGAGGGCGTACCCCGATTGACGCTGCCGGCGGCGTCCCGCTGCTCAGTTCCCAGGATCCGGTGCTGGCAGGACCGCTTTCGACGGAGACGGTGACCCTGCAGTTGCTCACCCCGCTGAAACTCGTCAATGAGGGAAGGCTGCTGAAGACCTTCACCTTTGCCCAATTCGCGCGGTCGCTGATGCGCCGCATCTCCTCGCTTGCTTATCATTACGAGGGGGCGGAGCCGTCCCTCGATTACCGCTGGCTGTCCCAGAGCAGCGAAGCCGTGGAAACCCTCGAGTACGGCTGCCGGCTGGTCTCGTGGAACGGCCGCCCGGCGGGGATCGCCGGAACCGCGGTATTTGGCGGCGATCTCGAGCCGTTTCACCTGCTCTTGCAACTTGGGATGGCCACCCATCTCGGCAAGGGGGCTTCATTTGGCTTTGGCTCTTACCGCGTAAAGAGTTGAGCCTTTTCCTGCCGCTTTAAGACCCCACTGCCGCACCGCAACGCGATTAGAACCCCTGCTAGAGCAGATTAATCTCTTGTAATGATAGTTATCTCAGCTAGAATTCGGTGGTATTTTAACGTTAGTACCACTACAGGAGCCTGTTCATGGGACAAGGCATCTGGAAACCCCTGATGATCGCCGCATTGTTCGTGCTGTTGGTCGACCTGTTCTACGGTGCCGTCGTGAAGCCGACGGCGGAGCGTGGCGCCGACATCAGCTACACCCGTTTCCGGGACGAGGTGGCAGCGAACAACGTGACCAAGGTCACGCTCAGGGGGAAGAACGTCAAAGGGCAGTTCCGCAATCAGGTCAAGGTTCCCGCGGCCACCGTCGATGAAAAGGGGGGGACCGTCAGCGTCTCCAACTTCACCACCACATTGCCGTCTATAGAAGATATGACCCTATTGCCCGAGCTTAACAGCAGACGGGTCGACGTCTCGGTCGTTTCCACGGAAGGGTCAACGATGGGAACCTTGTTCCTGTACCTCCTGCCGTGGCTCATCATCCTCGGGGTCTGGTGGTTGGTGATGCGGGGGATGAGAAAGCAGGGACCGACCGGGATGATGGGCGGGTTTGCCCGCTCCGGCGCCAAGGCATACACCTCCGAGCGTATCGAGGTGACCTTTACGGACGTGGCCGGTATGGAAGAGGCCAAGCAGGAACTGCGCGAGGTGGTGGAATACCTGAAAGAGCCTAAGAAGTTCCAGCAGGTAGGAGGAAAGGTACCCAAAGGGGTGCTGCTGGTCGGGCCTCCGGGAACCGGCAAGACGCTTTTGGCAAGGGCGGTGGCGGGGGAGGCTGGTGTACCCTTTTTCTCCATTTCCGCATCGGCCTTCATAGAGATGTTCGTCGGGGTGGGCGCGAGCCGGGTGCGGGATCTTTTCGCTACGGCAAGGAAATCGCTCCCCAGCATCATCTTCATTGACGAGCTGGATGCCGTCGGCAGGAGCCGTGGAGCTGGTTTCGGCGGTGGGCATGACGAGCGCGAACAGACTTTGAACCAGCTGCTCTCGGAGATGGACGGTTTCGATCCCCACACAGAGTTGGTCGTCATTTCTGCCACCAACAGGCCCGACGTCCTCGATCCTGCCCTGCTTCGTCCCGGGCGCTTTGACCGCACCGTGGTCATAGAGCGGCCGGACTGGCGTGACCGCGAGAAAATCTTGAGGGTTCATACCAAGAAGATCCCGCTGGCAGCCGATGTCGATCTGGGGGTCATCGCCAAGGGAACACCTGGGATGACCGGCGCGGACCTGGAGGGGCTGGTCAACGAGGCGGCGATTCTCACGGCAAGGGAGAACAAGCGCGTTGTCGGACTGGACGAGTTGGAACGGGCGAAGGACAAGCTCCTGATGGGGGGGGAGCGGCACATGGTGATCTCGGACGAGGAACGGCGGATCACCGCCTACCATGAGGCGGGGCACGCTCTGGTGGCGCGTCTTCTTCCCAGCACCGATCCGGTTCACAAAGTAACCATACTGCCGCGGGGGCGTGCTCTTGGGGTAACCCAGCAGTTGCCCGAGGACGATCGTTACCACTACCCGCGCGCCTATCTCGTCAATCGTCTGTGCGTGGCGCTGGGGGGTAGGGTCGCCGAGCGGATCGTCTTCAACGACGTGTCGTCGGGCGCCCAGAGCGATCTGAAGCATGTCACGGAACTGGCCGAAAAGATGGTATGTCAGTGGGGGATGAGCGAGAAGATAGGGCCGATGACCTTTTCCAGGGGAGAGGAGCATCCCTTTCTTGGCATGAAGTTGGCGGAAGAAAAGACCTTTTCCGAAGAGATGGCCTGGTTGATAGACCAGGAGATAGCATCGTTCATCAGGGCTGCCGAAGGGAAATCCGTGGAACTTTTGAGTGCCAATCGGAGCAAGCTAGACGCATTGGCGGCGGCGCTCCTGGAGGAAGAGACCCTTGACGGCCAGCGCGTCGATGAGATTTTGTCGGGAGCGTGAGTCAGGCCGTTCCACGAAGTCCTGGCAGTACATGAGGTCCACCAGGTTCACCAGGTCCACCAGGTCCACAAAGCCGGCCCCTTTCCCCAACTAGTAGATTATGATGTATCCCTTCCTAGTAGCGATCCCGGTAATTTCCAGCGTATCCTTGATCCTGAAGGTCTCTCCGTCCAAGGTGAAAACATAGCCGTCGCCGTCAGCTACGGCGAGTTCCATCAAAGCTTCAAAAGTTGCTGTCTTTATAGTTTCCATGGGCGGCACTATACCATTTGTTGCAGACCTCGTAAACCCTGACAGTGTTGCATTACAACTTATTTATGTCATAGTACTCACTGCTAAAATTCCGTATGACTTTCATTCCTTTTCAATGTTATCGAGGTGTACATGGTGAGACAGAGAAAGAGTGGGGTACTGTTGCACCCCAGCTCGTTGCCAGGAGCCGGAGGCATAGGTTCATTTGGCGAAGAAGCGCGGCGTTTCGTTGACTTTCTGCACAAGTCCGGTCAGTCTCTCTGGCAAATCCTTCCCCTTGGCCCTACCGCCTATGGAAACTCCCCATATTCCTGTTACTCGGCTTTTGCCGGTAACCCCCTTCTGGTCAACCTGGAAGCAGTCCAGGACGATGGGGATCTATTGCCCCAGGAAAATAAGCCCGATCTTTCCACCGACCGGATAGATTTTCCGACGGTCGAAGAGCACAAGCTGGGGCGCTTGAGGGGGGCGGCGGCGCGTTTTTTCGCGGAGGCGACGCAAAAGCGCAAAGAGGAGTTCTGGCAGTTCTGCGATGGCACCTTCTGGCTGCACGATTTCGCGCTCTTCATGGCGCTGAAGGAAGAGTTCAAGGGCGTTAGCTGGAAGGATTGGCCGGATACGCTGGCTAACCGGGAGCCTGCTGCACTTTCCTTCTGGAGCGAGAAATTAGGTACCGCCATCGGCGAGCAGAAGTACCAGCAGTGGCAGTTCGCTCGGCAATGGAAGAAGTTAAAGAGCTATGCGAACGTCCTCGGCATCTCGGTGGTCGGTGACCTGCCGATCTTCGTCGCCTACGATTCCGCGGATGTATGGGCAAATCCGCACCTTTTCCACCTGGATGAGAAGGGGGTCCCCATCGTAGTGGCAGGGGTGCCGCCGGATTACTTCAGCAAGACCGGGCAGCTCTGGGGGAATCCGCTCTATAACTGGGAACAGATGGCCCAGGAAGGGTACGGCTGGTGGATCGCCAGGCTGAGAAACGACCTTTGCCTCTACGACATGGTGCGCATCGATCACTTCCGCGGCTTCGAGGCTTTCTGGGAAGTGCCGATGTGGGAGAAGACCGCGATCAACGGCCGGTGGGTGAAAGGGCCGGGTGAGGCATTGTTCCATGCCTTGCGCAACGCGTTGGGAAATCTCCCCATCATCGCCGAGGACCTCGGCATCATTACGCCGGAGGTGGAAGCTCTCAGGGAACAATTCGGCTTCCCCGGCATGAAGATTCTGCAGTTCGCCTTCGGATCCGGCCCCGAAAATCCATATCTGCCGCACAACCATGTGCGCTCCTGCGTGGTCTATACCGGGACTCACGACAACGATACCACAGCAGGGTGGTTCGATACTCTGAAGACGAAGGAGCAAAAGAACGTGCTGGCTTATTTTGATCGGGACGGAGGCGACATCGTCTGGCAGATGGTGAAATGCGCCCTCGCCTCAGTTGCCGACTATGCCATCATCCCCATGCAGGACCTGCTGGAACTGCCCAGCACCGGCCGGATGAACGTTCCGGGTGTCGCCGGAGGCAACTGGAGCTGGCGATGCCCCGCCGACGCCTTTTCCGGAAGGCTTGCCGCCAAACTCGCACGGGCTACCGAACTTTACGGCAGGTTGCCAGACTAATTTGCTGGAGATGCGGTAGTGAAATTTGTTGACAGCGCGGCTGCAGTTTTTGTATAGAGAATACACCACGTATTCTTTATCAAAGAGCTTCAGAAAAGGACGGGAGAGAACCTATGTCAGAGAATTCATTCGGATTCGATACCCTCGCACTTCATGCCGGCCAGACTGTAGATCCTGCTACCCTGTCCCGTGCGGTTCCCATTTACCAGACATCCTCATATGTCTTCAAGAACTCCGAACACGCCGCCAACCTTTTCGGGCTCAAAGAGTTCGGCAATATCTACACCCGTCTGATGAACCCCACCACCGACGTCCTTGAGAAGAGGGTGGCGGAATTGGATGGCGGTGTTGCAGCCCTCGCAGTGGCTTCCGGTCAGGCAGCCACGACCTATGCAGTGTTGAACATCGCCAGCGCCGGGCAGAACATCATATCCACCAGCTATCTCTATGGCGGTACCTACAACCTGTTCCACTACACTCTGCCGAAACTGGGCATCACCGTGAAGTTCGTCGACTCCTCCGACCCGGAGAACATCCGCAAAGCCATCGATGAGAACACTCGTTTGGTGTACAGCGAGGCCATAGGCAACCCCAAGAATAACGTTGACGACTTCGAGGCCATCGCCAAGGTCGCACACGATGCGGGCATCCCCTATATCGTAGACAACACCGCGGCTACGCCGTTCGTATTCAAACCTCTCGAGCATGGCGCCGATATCGTCGTTTACTCGCTGACCAAATTCCTGGGAGGCCACGGTACCAGCATCGGCGGTTGCGTAGTCGACGGCGGCACCTTCCCGTGGGACAACGGCAAGTTTCCCGAGTTCACCGAGCCGGATCCCTCCTACCACGGCTTGAAGTTCTGGGACGCGTTAGGCAACATCTCCTACATCATCAAGATGAGGGTAGAACTTCTGCGCGACATGGGTGCCTGCATTTCACCCTTCAACGCTTTCCAGATCATCCAGGGGATAGAGACCCTGCATGTCAGGATGCAGCGTCACGTAGAGAACGCGCAAAAAGTTGCCGAATGGCTGGAGCAGAATCCGCTGGTGAGCTGGGTCAACTATCCTGGTCTGCCGAGCCACAAAGACCACGCGAACGCCAAGAAGTACTTGAACGGCGCAGGAGCCATCATCGGGTTCGGCATCAAGGGTGGGCTTGAAGCAGGCATGAAGTTCATCGACAACGTAAAGCTGCTGTCCCACCTGGCCAACATCGGCGATGCCAAGAGCCTCGTGATCCACCCGGCGTCCACCACTCACCAGCAACTCTCCGCAGAAGAGCAGTTGGCAAGCGGCGTGAGCCCCGACTTCATCAGGCTCTCCATAGGCATAGAAGACGTAAAGGACATCATAGCCGACATAGAGCAGGCCCTGAAAGCGGCGCAAGCCTAGGCGCAAGAGTTAGACCAGTAATAGGTGGGGGGGCGATGCGCAAAGCATCGCCCCTTCTGCGTGTACTGAGCCTGTCCATAAAGTCCACCCAGTCCACCCCGTCCATCGAGTCCAAAAAGCAGCCACAGCGCACCGACCGTTGCCCTTTATCACCATTGGAAAAAACAAACAACAAACCCGTTGACGCGGGGGAGGGCTTTTGTTATAACCACCATCCGCTGACGAACGCACCACTTGTTCGGCAGCGGGTCGGAAAAAAAGCATTGACAGCAGAAAACGTCTTTGCTATAAAGTCTGACTTCGCAGCACAGATCTTTGCAACCGAATAAGCCGGAAAGAAGTTCGTTAACTGTTATCAGTCAACAGCTTGAAGTTGAGAGCGTAAAGCTCGCAATCTCATCGATGACTGCGGCGGCAAACAGCTTCGAAAAAATCTGAAAAGAATTTCTTGACAGGTTGATCCGGTTCGGGTAGGGTGCTGAGTCTGTCGCAAACGGCGGCTTGGTCTTTGAAAACTAAATAGTAGACGAAACAGCATTTGTGGGTTTAATCCACCGTCGCCTTCCAGGCTATGGTGGATAAAAAAATGTAACAAGTCAGTTGTTTCAAACTAGAATCGGATTTTCCGGTCTTAAATTAAACTGGAGAGTTTGATCCTGGCTCAGAACGAACGCTGGCGGCGTGCTTAACACATGCAAGTCGAACGGGATCCAGAGCTTGCTCTGGTGAGAGTGGCGCACGGGTGAGTAACGCGTGGATAACCTGCCCTGGTATCTGGAATAACATCTCGAAAGGGGTGCTAATACCGGATAAGCCTACGGAGCCTTCGGTCTCTGCAGGAAAAGGTGGCCTCTATTTATAAGCTACCGTATCAGGATGGGTCCGCGTACCATTAGCTAGTTGGTAGGGTAATGGCCTACCAAGGCTACGATGGTTAGCTGGTCTGAGAGGATGATCAGCCACACTGGAACTGAGACACGGTCCAGACTCCTACGGGAGGCAGCAGTGGGGAATTTTGCGCAATGGGGGAAACCCTGACGCAGCAACGCCGCGTGAGTGATGAAGGCTTTCGGGTCGTAAAGCTCTGTCAGAAGGGAAGAAATGAGACGTGCTAATATCACGTTTTCTTGACGGTACCTTCAAAGGAAGCACCGGCTAACTCCGTGCCAGCAGCCGCGGTAATACGGAGGGTGCAAGCGTTGTTCGGATTTATTGGGCGTAAAGCGCGTGTAGGCGGTTTCTTAAGTCTGATGTGAAAGCCCTGGGCTCAACCCAGGAAGTGCATTGGATACTGGGAGACTTGAATACGGGAGAGGGTAGTGGAATTCCTAGTGTAGGAGTGAAATCCGTAGATATTAGGAGGAACACCGGTGGCGAAGGCGGCTACCTGGACCGATATTGACGCTGAGACGCGAAAGCGTGGGGAGCAAACAGGATTAGATACCCTGGTAGTCCACGCCGTAAACGATGAGAACTAGGTGTTGCGGGTATTGACCCCTGCAGTGCCGCAGCTAACGCATTAAGTTCTCCGCCTGGGAAGTACGGTCGCAAGACTAAAACTCAAAGGAATTGACGGGGGCCCGCACAAGCGGTGGAGCATGTGGTTTAATTCGACGCAACGCGCAGAACCTTACCTGGGCTTGACATCTGCGGAACCTCCCCGAAACGGGAGGGTGCCTTCGGGAGCCGCAAGACAGGTGCTGCATGGCTGTCGTCAGCTCGTGTCGTGAGATGTTGGGTTAAGTCCCGCAACGAGCGCAACCCCTATCCTTAGTTGCCATCATTTAGTTGGGCACTCTAAGGAGACTGCCGGTGTCAAACCGGAGGAAGGTGGGGATGACGTCAAGTCCTCATGGCCCTTATGTCCAGGGCTACACACGTGCTACAATGGCCGGTACAAAGAGCAGCGATACCGCGAGGTGGAGCCAATCTCAAAAAGCCGGTCTCAGTTCGGATTGGAGTCTGCAACTCGACTCCATGAAGTTGGAATCGCTAGTAATCGCGGATCAGCACGCCGCGGTGAATACGTTCCCGGGCCTTGTACACACCGCCCGTCACACCACGGGAGTCGGTTGGTCCCGAAGTGCGTGAGCTAACCCGCAAGGGAGGCAGCGTCCTAAGGAATGGCCGGTGACTGGGGTGAAGTCGTAACAAGGTAGCCGTAGGGGAACCTGCGGCTGGATCACCTCCTTTCTAAGGAGCCTAACCAGCCAGTGAGCCTAGCTCACGTAAGATGCTGGTCATGGTAATCCAGGTCAATCCCACAATTGACATGACGTCTACTGTTTAGTTTTGAAAGTCCAAGCCTCGGCTGAATCGAGGTTTTTGTTCTTTAAACTCTAAGAGATGAATGGTTAGCGATGACTGCCAGGCACGTTTTCAGTGATTGAGTATCGTCACTAACGGAATGGGCCTGTAGCTCAGCTGGCTAGAGCACACGACTGATAATCGTGAGGTCGGTGGTTCGAGTCCACCTAGGCCCACCACATTTATCAACCCATTTAAAATGGGGGTGTAGCTCAGCTGGGAGAGCACCTGCCTTGCACGCAGGGGGTCATCGGTTCGATCCCGTTCACCTCCACCATTTTTTCCGCGAAGGCGGAAAAAATGTCCACCGAAGCCTTTGGCGAAGGTGGGCATTAGATTTGTTCTTTGACAATTGCATATAGTGAATTTGTAGGTAACAACCGGGAGTTAGTTGTCAATTGACTTGTCAGTTGTCGATTGCTTCTGGGGTATGCATAGCAGCATTGATCGATTTACAGTTTTTTTATGGTCAAGCTACTAAGGGCGTACGGTGGATGCCTAGGCAGAGAGAGGCGATGAAGGACGTGGTAAGCTGCGATAAGCTTCGGTGAGCCGCTAAACAGGCTTTGACCCGGAGATTTCCGAATGGGGAAACCTACTGGAGGTAATGCTTCAGTAACGCATGGTGAATACATAGCCATGCGTGGCGAACGAGGGGAACTGAAACATCTAAGTACCCTCAGGAAAAGAAAACAATAGTGATTCCGTCAGTAGCGGCGAGCGAAAGCGGAACAGCCCAAACCTGTACCATTTCGATGGTGCGGGGGTTGTGGGGCCCCGACGTGGGATTGATGATTGGTAGGAGAACGGTCTGGAAAGGCCGGCCATAGTGGGTGATAGCCCCTTATCCGAAACCATGATTCACCCTAGGGTGTCCCCGAGTACCGCGAGGCACGTGAAACCTCGTGGGAATCCGGGAGGACCATCTCCCAAGGCTAAATACTACTCTCTGACCGATAGTGAACCAGTACCGTGAGGGAAAGGTGAAAAGTACTCCAATGAGGAGGGTGAAATAGAACCTGAAACCGTATGCCTACAAGCAGTGGGAGCACTATGGAGCAATCCAGTGTGACCGCGTGCCTTTTGCATAATGAGTCAGCGAGTTACCCTCAGCAGCGAGGTTAAGTTCATAGAACGGAGCCGCAGCGAAAGCGAGTCTTAATAGGGCGAATTAGTTGCTGGGGGTAGACCCGAAACCGGGTGATCTATCCATGTCCAGGGTGAAAGGAAGGTAACACTTCGTGGAGGCCCGAACCCACTGGCGTTGAAAAGCCAGGGGATGAGGTGTGGATAGGAGTGAAAGGCTAATCAAACTCGGAGATAGCTGGTTCTCCCCGAAATATATTTAGGTATAGCCTCGCAAAGTAAGTAACGGGGGTAGAGCACTGGATGGGCTAGGGGTCTTACCGGATTACCAAACCTAACCAAACTCCGAATACCGTTAACTGTTATTGCGGGAGTCAGACTGCGGGTGATAAGATCCGCGGTCGAAAGGGAAAGAGCCCAGACCGCCAGCTAAGGTCCCAAAATCTACGCTAAGTGGAAAACGATGTGGAAATGCCCAGACAACCAGGAGGTTGGCTTAGAAGCAGCCACCCTTTAAAGAAAGCGTAATAGCTCACTGGTCGAGTGGGTCTGCGCGGAAAATGTAACGGGGCTAAGCGTAGTACCGAAGCTGCGGATTGGATCCTTAAGGATCCAGTGGTAGGGGAGCATTGTGTAAGCCTGCGAAGGTCGACCGTGAGGACGGCTGGAG
Proteins encoded in this region:
- a CDS encoding O-acetylhomoserine aminocarboxypropyltransferase/cysteine synthase family protein, with the translated sequence MSENSFGFDTLALHAGQTVDPATLSRAVPIYQTSSYVFKNSEHAANLFGLKEFGNIYTRLMNPTTDVLEKRVAELDGGVAALAVASGQAATTYAVLNIASAGQNIISTSYLYGGTYNLFHYTLPKLGITVKFVDSSDPENIRKAIDENTRLVYSEAIGNPKNNVDDFEAIAKVAHDAGIPYIVDNTAATPFVFKPLEHGADIVVYSLTKFLGGHGTSIGGCVVDGGTFPWDNGKFPEFTEPDPSYHGLKFWDALGNISYIIKMRVELLRDMGACISPFNAFQIIQGIETLHVRMQRHVENAQKVAEWLEQNPLVSWVNYPGLPSHKDHANAKKYLNGAGAIIGFGIKGGLEAGMKFIDNVKLLSHLANIGDAKSLVIHPASTTHQQLSAEEQLASGVSPDFIRLSIGIEDVKDIIADIEQALKAAQA
- the cas6 gene encoding CRISPR system precrRNA processing endoribonuclease RAMP protein Cas6, with the translated sequence MELHYARLLFTFTLSSDLPDPHAFFVTRAEFESAFRSSLACRRSDCAGCLSAAPCPFPATFGQQIAKDPEAVRRHQKPPLPFIFQFPVLPPSPNRGTNHQLALHLVGSAVQHVSSYLCAVRVLVESRKGRVLRVEAEAPGGGRTPIDAAGGVPLLSSQDPVLAGPLSTETVTLQLLTPLKLVNEGRLLKTFTFAQFARSLMRRISSLAYHYEGAEPSLDYRWLSQSSEAVETLEYGCRLVSWNGRPAGIAGTAVFGGDLEPFHLLLQLGMATHLGKGASFGFGSYRVKS
- the malQ gene encoding 4-alpha-glucanotransferase codes for the protein MVRQRKSGVLLHPSSLPGAGGIGSFGEEARRFVDFLHKSGQSLWQILPLGPTAYGNSPYSCYSAFAGNPLLVNLEAVQDDGDLLPQENKPDLSTDRIDFPTVEEHKLGRLRGAAARFFAEATQKRKEEFWQFCDGTFWLHDFALFMALKEEFKGVSWKDWPDTLANREPAALSFWSEKLGTAIGEQKYQQWQFARQWKKLKSYANVLGISVVGDLPIFVAYDSADVWANPHLFHLDEKGVPIVVAGVPPDYFSKTGQLWGNPLYNWEQMAQEGYGWWIARLRNDLCLYDMVRIDHFRGFEAFWEVPMWEKTAINGRWVKGPGEALFHALRNALGNLPIIAEDLGIITPEVEALREQFGFPGMKILQFAFGSGPENPYLPHNHVRSCVVYTGTHDNDTTAGWFDTLKTKEQKNVLAYFDRDGGDIVWQMVKCALASVADYAIIPMQDLLELPSTGRMNVPGVAGGNWSWRCPADAFSGRLAAKLARATELYGRLPD
- the ftsH gene encoding ATP-dependent zinc metalloprotease FtsH, whose translation is MGQGIWKPLMIAALFVLLVDLFYGAVVKPTAERGADISYTRFRDEVAANNVTKVTLRGKNVKGQFRNQVKVPAATVDEKGGTVSVSNFTTTLPSIEDMTLLPELNSRRVDVSVVSTEGSTMGTLFLYLLPWLIILGVWWLVMRGMRKQGPTGMMGGFARSGAKAYTSERIEVTFTDVAGMEEAKQELREVVEYLKEPKKFQQVGGKVPKGVLLVGPPGTGKTLLARAVAGEAGVPFFSISASAFIEMFVGVGASRVRDLFATARKSLPSIIFIDELDAVGRSRGAGFGGGHDEREQTLNQLLSEMDGFDPHTELVVISATNRPDVLDPALLRPGRFDRTVVIERPDWRDREKILRVHTKKIPLAADVDLGVIAKGTPGMTGADLEGLVNEAAILTARENKRVVGLDELERAKDKLLMGGERHMVISDEERRITAYHEAGHALVARLLPSTDPVHKVTILPRGRALGVTQQLPEDDRYHYPRAYLVNRLCVALGGRVAERIVFNDVSSGAQSDLKHVTELAEKMVCQWGMSEKIGPMTFSRGEEHPFLGMKLAEEKTFSEEMAWLIDQEIASFIRAAEGKSVELLSANRSKLDALAAALLEEETLDGQRVDEILSGA